A stretch of the Planctomycetota bacterium genome encodes the following:
- a CDS encoding DUF5309 family protein, translating into MTFTGKATFSAGSALPELVEDVSDIIGIVSPYETPLLDHLGDPRRTAASTVHEWVEDELLPNTGTLASQSFSPSPETDDTVQVDDSSRFRIGDLLRPGDGPEVLLVTSIDPMTETLSVVRAYGGTSSVTLAAGMVLTILGNAALEGADAPEARFTNRVRRQNYTQIFTSTVEVSGSMQAARAHGIEDELDYQKQERMRELLRDLENCVINGVAPASSPEGGSSVRRSMNGIIHGLETNIFEPGAGPIPGGGGVGSDELNEAVLNAALREVWEQASGPIDTIVCNGVQKRRINGFVSSSRRYGPDDDRFSDLVSVYESDFGVCRVVLSRWMPSDSILLLDSSRIEVMPLEGRQFQFKPLASTGDAAMGQVIGEYTLELRNENAHGMITALATS; encoded by the coding sequence ATGACGTTTACGGGGAAGGCGACCTTTTCGGCGGGCTCGGCATTGCCCGAGCTGGTCGAGGACGTGTCGGACATCATCGGGATCGTGAGTCCCTACGAGACGCCGCTGCTGGACCACCTGGGTGATCCGCGGCGGACGGCGGCGAGCACGGTGCACGAGTGGGTGGAGGACGAGCTGCTGCCCAATACGGGGACGCTGGCGTCGCAGTCGTTCTCGCCGTCGCCCGAGACCGACGACACGGTGCAGGTGGACGACAGCAGCCGGTTTCGCATCGGCGATCTGCTTCGGCCCGGCGATGGCCCCGAGGTGCTGCTGGTGACCTCGATCGATCCGATGACCGAGACGCTGTCGGTGGTGCGTGCGTACGGCGGGACGTCGTCGGTGACGCTGGCGGCGGGCATGGTGCTGACGATCCTGGGCAACGCGGCGCTCGAGGGCGCCGACGCGCCCGAGGCTCGCTTCACCAATCGCGTACGACGCCAGAACTACACGCAGATCTTCACCTCGACGGTGGAGGTGAGCGGCTCGATGCAGGCGGCGCGGGCGCACGGCATCGAGGACGAGCTGGACTACCAGAAGCAGGAGCGGATGCGTGAGCTGCTGCGGGATCTGGAGAACTGCGTCATCAATGGCGTGGCGCCGGCGAGCTCGCCCGAGGGCGGCAGCAGTGTCCGCCGATCGATGAACGGCATCATCCACGGGCTGGAGACGAACATCTTCGAGCCGGGGGCTGGTCCCATTCCGGGCGGTGGCGGGGTGGGCTCCGACGAGCTGAACGAGGCGGTGCTGAACGCCGCGCTGCGCGAGGTGTGGGAGCAGGCGTCGGGCCCGATCGACACCATCGTGTGCAACGGCGTGCAGAAGCGACGGATCAACGGCTTCGTGAGCTCGTCGCGGCGATACGGGCCGGATGACGATCGGTTCAGCGACTTGGTGAGCGTGTACGAGAGCGACTTCGGCGTGTGCCGCGTGGTGCTGTCGCGGTGGATGCCTTCGGACTCGATCCTGCTGCTGGATTCGTCGCGGATCGAGGTGATGCCGCTGGAGGGCCGGCAGTTCCAGTTCAAGCCGTTGGCATCGACGGGCGACGCGGCGATGGGCCAGGTGATCGGCGAGTACACGCTGGAGCTGCGCAACGAGAACGCGCACGGGATGATCACGGCGCTGGCGACGAGCTGA
- a CDS encoding GC-type dockerin domain-anchored protein, giving the protein MIRSCTAAVLLSAAGLASADRMYACDAGTDSLYIFDTATGATVSVIGPLNPDPARYVTPVSMAVSPGGSIYVINNSPAGDANLSRVDPATGIATHIGGTVGDSISFGPGGRLYGMLGTRLATVSTATGVATSLGGPSLPRLYGLDYDQRSGLFYGVTSAAPFSVPELLVIDPATGAPLATIPMSRPTVGSVPGGIAFERDGTLVMTDLGRRVWEVDASTGVMTLRATTSDVPQGLGPAPCRADLDGDGRLTVFDFLAFQIAFGRGDARADFDGDGAFTIFDFLAFQSEFDAGC; this is encoded by the coding sequence ATGATCCGTTCGTGCACCGCCGCCGTCCTGTTGTCCGCCGCCGGCCTGGCGTCGGCCGACCGCATGTATGCCTGCGATGCGGGCACCGACAGCCTGTACATCTTCGATACCGCGACCGGTGCCACCGTCTCGGTCATCGGTCCGCTGAACCCCGACCCAGCGCGGTACGTTACGCCGGTGAGCATGGCCGTGAGCCCGGGCGGGTCGATCTACGTGATCAACAACTCGCCGGCGGGCGACGCGAATCTCAGCCGCGTCGACCCGGCGACGGGGATCGCGACGCACATCGGCGGCACCGTGGGCGACTCGATCAGCTTCGGCCCGGGCGGGCGGCTGTATGGCATGCTGGGCACCCGCCTCGCGACGGTCAGCACCGCGACGGGCGTGGCGACCTCGCTCGGCGGACCGTCGCTGCCGCGGCTCTACGGCCTGGACTACGACCAGCGCAGCGGCCTCTTCTACGGCGTGACGAGCGCGGCGCCGTTCTCGGTGCCCGAACTGCTGGTGATCGACCCGGCGACGGGCGCGCCGCTGGCGACCATCCCCATGAGCAGGCCCACCGTCGGAAGCGTGCCGGGCGGCATCGCATTCGAGCGGGATGGCACGCTGGTAATGACCGACCTGGGTCGCCGGGTGTGGGAGGTCGATGCGTCGACGGGCGTCATGACGCTAAGGGCCACGACGAGCGACGTGCCGCAGGGGTTGGGCCCCGCGCCGTGCCGCGCCGATCTGGACGGGGACGGCCGGCTCACGGTCTTCGACTTCCTGGCCTTCCAGATCGCATTCGGCCGGGGTGATGCCCGCGCCGACTTCGACGGCGACGGCGCGTTCACGATCTTCGATTTCCTGGCGTTCCAGAGCGAGTTCGACGCCGGCTGCTGA
- the der gene encoding ribosome biogenesis GTPase Der, translated as MPIPRVAIVGRPNVGKSSLLNMLAGHKVSIVDDLPGVTRDRVTTILDLPHSDGRPERAVEITDTGGYGVYVAEGQRYNEVGEDLARLTDDVEAQIEAAVADADVILFAIDVQAGLTPRDEEIARLLREQKLGRRRRAEHGDLGSGLAARAPVHVVATKVDGPKWETHAYEFSALGFGEPLMCSARNNYMRRELSDRLYDLLPADAAEPAPPRADLSIAVIGKRNAGKSTLTNALAGEDRVIVSEIAGTTRDAVDVAIERDGQRLVVIDTAGHRRKKSLQGRVEWFAFDRVQRSVKRADVVVLMLDALEDISQVDQQLAMLCQSGFKPTIIAVNKWDTVEGGTDDRGRPITPERYEKYVREELKGLPFAPIVLLSAREGLNIDGLLGVAMDLKRQAEERVSTGKLNRLVRGILEKRGPSSKLGTLARVYYVAQVGTAPPTIALVVNEPKLFTANYMKYLSNRIREQAPFDEIPFRIFIRSRKQFDRRRRSTVYRDEQGLIPTSVLDADGNEFDLTPAQIEALFEIPEAGDHAEEAFVLDDADDKN; from the coding sequence ATGCCCATCCCTCGCGTCGCCATCGTCGGCCGCCCCAACGTGGGCAAGAGCTCGCTGCTGAACATGCTGGCGGGCCACAAGGTCTCCATCGTGGACGACCTGCCGGGCGTCACCCGGGACCGGGTCACCACCATCCTCGACCTGCCCCACTCCGACGGCCGCCCCGAGCGGGCCGTCGAGATCACCGATACCGGCGGCTACGGCGTCTACGTGGCCGAGGGCCAGCGGTACAACGAGGTCGGCGAGGACCTGGCGCGGCTGACCGACGACGTGGAGGCCCAGATCGAGGCCGCCGTCGCCGACGCCGATGTCATCCTCTTCGCCATCGATGTCCAGGCCGGCCTGACCCCGCGGGACGAGGAGATCGCGAGGCTGCTCCGCGAGCAGAAGCTCGGCAGGCGCCGGCGGGCGGAGCACGGCGACCTGGGCTCGGGCCTGGCCGCCCGCGCCCCGGTCCACGTCGTCGCCACCAAGGTCGACGGCCCCAAGTGGGAAACCCACGCCTACGAGTTCAGCGCCCTGGGCTTCGGCGAGCCGCTGATGTGCTCCGCCCGCAACAACTACATGCGCCGCGAGCTGAGCGACCGCCTGTACGACCTGCTGCCCGCCGACGCCGCCGAACCGGCTCCGCCAAGGGCCGACCTCTCCATCGCCGTCATCGGCAAGCGGAACGCCGGCAAGAGCACGCTGACCAACGCCCTCGCGGGCGAGGACCGGGTGATCGTCTCCGAGATCGCCGGCACGACCCGGGACGCCGTCGATGTCGCCATCGAGCGCGACGGGCAGCGGCTGGTCGTCATCGATACCGCGGGCCACCGCCGCAAGAAGAGCCTGCAGGGCCGCGTGGAGTGGTTCGCCTTCGATCGGGTGCAGCGTTCGGTGAAGCGCGCCGACGTCGTCGTGCTCATGCTCGATGCGCTCGAGGACATCAGCCAGGTCGACCAGCAGCTGGCGATGCTCTGCCAGAGCGGCTTCAAGCCCACGATCATCGCCGTCAACAAGTGGGACACGGTCGAGGGCGGCACCGACGACCGGGGCCGCCCGATCACGCCCGAGCGCTACGAGAAGTACGTCCGCGAGGAGCTCAAGGGGCTGCCCTTCGCACCCATCGTGCTGCTGTCGGCCCGCGAGGGCCTCAACATCGACGGCCTGCTCGGCGTCGCGATGGACCTCAAGCGGCAGGCCGAGGAGCGGGTCTCGACCGGCAAGCTCAACCGGCTGGTCCGGGGCATCCTCGAGAAACGCGGCCCCAGCAGCAAGCTGGGCACGCTGGCGCGGGTCTACTACGTCGCCCAGGTGGGCACCGCCCCGCCCACCATCGCGCTGGTCGTTAATGAGCCCAAGCTCTTCACCGCCAACTACATGAAGTACCTGTCCAATCGAATCCGCGAGCAGGCGCCCTTCGACGAGATCCCCTTCCGCATCTTCATCCGCTCCCGCAAGCAGTTCGACAGGCGGCGGCGGTCGACGGTGTACCGCGACGAGCAGGGCCTCATCCCCACCAGCGTGCTCGACGCCGACGGCAACGAGTTCGACCTGACCCCCGCGCAGATCGAGGCGCTCTTCGAGATCCCCGAGGCCGGCGACCACGCCGAAGAGGCCTTCGTGCTCGACGACGCCGACGACAAGAACTAG
- a CDS encoding molybdopterin-dependent oxidoreductase: MPTMTINGVSCDFEPGQTVLQVANASGVEIPFYCYHDGLSAPAQCRICLAQMWGPNARNEGKLEAIAGGKLLPTCTTPAADGMVVRSDSPASVANQKAVMEYLLINHPLDCPVCDQSGECFLQDYSYEFGRGVSRFQEQKVKQPKKDLGPHVYLYSDRCIMCTRCVRFDREIAGADELMIGGRGNRSEIDVFPGRALQNELSGNVVDLCPVGALLDKDFLFAQRVWFLKRTPSIDGITASGDNIYLEHNEGKIYRVKPRSNEDVNKHWITDEVRYGWKFVHRDDRLIEPRTRRYGALVETEWTRAYRDALAGIARQLDGGTRLAVMISPMLTCEEAFALATLARRLDDQAILGVGPVPMHGEDKAFPPTKQPDDPDAFVMKAEKAPNARGVRRVLRAVLGDEPLEFAAFMRSLNGVGALVLTGNYATDWSAVEVADAARERFTVLLDTLPTRLIDASDVVLPGATWAEKAGTFENHRGLLQSFERAIPPLARTEGQIAFDLLAALGVDEFIRDTGPVATRTAHRANVVIVDEGPGQVPQATEVELPRGRPFRADEARRMLVDAGLGEFAGDVRHPPAEAKASTDMRLVEL, translated from the coding sequence ATGCCGACGATGACCATCAACGGAGTGTCGTGCGATTTCGAGCCCGGGCAGACGGTGCTGCAGGTCGCCAACGCCAGCGGCGTCGAGATCCCGTTCTATTGCTATCACGACGGGCTGAGCGCCCCGGCCCAGTGCCGCATCTGCCTCGCGCAGATGTGGGGGCCCAACGCGCGGAACGAGGGCAAGCTGGAGGCCATCGCCGGCGGCAAGCTGCTGCCCACCTGCACCACGCCCGCGGCCGACGGCATGGTGGTGCGGAGCGACTCGCCCGCCTCGGTGGCCAACCAGAAGGCGGTGATGGAGTACCTGCTCATCAACCACCCGCTGGACTGCCCGGTGTGCGACCAGTCGGGCGAGTGCTTCCTGCAAGACTACAGCTACGAGTTCGGCCGGGGCGTCAGCCGCTTCCAGGAGCAGAAGGTCAAGCAGCCCAAGAAGGATCTGGGCCCGCACGTGTACCTGTATTCGGACCGCTGCATCATGTGCACGCGGTGCGTCCGCTTCGATCGCGAGATCGCCGGCGCCGACGAGCTGATGATCGGCGGCCGGGGCAACCGCAGCGAGATCGACGTGTTCCCGGGCCGCGCCCTGCAGAACGAGTTGAGCGGCAACGTCGTGGACCTGTGCCCCGTGGGCGCCCTGCTCGATAAGGACTTCCTGTTCGCCCAGCGGGTGTGGTTCCTGAAGCGAACCCCGAGCATCGACGGCATCACCGCCTCGGGCGACAACATCTACCTCGAGCACAACGAGGGCAAGATCTACCGCGTCAAGCCGCGCTCCAACGAGGACGTCAACAAGCACTGGATCACCGACGAGGTCCGCTACGGCTGGAAGTTCGTGCATCGCGACGATCGGCTGATCGAGCCGCGGACGCGGCGGTACGGGGCCCTCGTCGAGACCGAGTGGACGCGGGCCTACCGCGACGCACTCGCGGGCATCGCGCGGCAGCTCGACGGCGGCACCCGGCTGGCGGTGATGATCAGCCCGATGCTGACCTGCGAAGAGGCCTTCGCCCTCGCCACGCTCGCCAGGCGGCTGGACGACCAGGCGATCCTCGGCGTGGGTCCGGTGCCGATGCACGGCGAGGACAAGGCCTTCCCCCCGACCAAGCAGCCCGACGATCCGGACGCCTTCGTCATGAAGGCCGAGAAGGCACCCAACGCCCGGGGCGTGCGGCGTGTGCTGCGGGCCGTGCTGGGCGACGAACCGCTGGAGTTCGCGGCGTTCATGCGTTCGCTCAACGGCGTCGGCGCCCTGGTGCTGACGGGCAATTATGCGACCGACTGGTCAGCCGTCGAGGTCGCCGACGCGGCCCGGGAGCGGTTCACGGTGCTGCTCGATACGCTGCCGACGCGGCTGATCGACGCCAGCGACGTGGTGCTGCCCGGGGCGACGTGGGCGGAGAAGGCGGGCACCTTCGAGAACCATCGCGGGCTGCTGCAGTCCTTCGAGCGGGCCATCCCGCCGCTCGCGCGGACCGAGGGGCAGATCGCCTTCGACCTGCTGGCGGCGCTGGGCGTGGACGAGTTCATCCGCGACACCGGCCCCGTCGCCACACGTACGGCTCACCGGGCGAACGTCGTCATCGTGGACGAGGGACCGGGCCAGGTGCCGCAGGCGACCGAGGTGGAGTTGCCCCGCGGTCGGCCGTTCCGCGCCGACGAGGCCCGGCGGATGCTCGTCGATGCCGGGCTGGGCGAATTCGCCGGCGACGTCCGGCACCCGCCCGCGGAGGCCAAGGCGAGCACCGACATGCGGCTGGTCGAGCTGTAG
- a CDS encoding ATP phosphoribosyltransferase regulatory subunit has product MSRPQAAPIAAPKGTRDLYPDEHLRQAYICKLWRDTAVRHGFEEINGPTFEMLELYKKKSGEGIVSELFSFRRQGGDDDYALRPEFTPTLARMYAAKAASLPSPTKWFSIGPYFRAEKPQRGRLREFLQWNVDILGGDTPEEQTRHDVESIGVVDSLLRGGGVPVDDVATQLNHRGVFQQILSKLGIPPGSMESAFALADRAAKINSETFIGNWMDLGAEREPGERLRRVLLDPHGVADARDRAQGLWLQFRSIADRLGIGELSADAAATERTLRALFEQLARADVGHVQLVPSIVRGLAYYTGTVFEVIAEGERAIAGGGRYDNLIELFGGPPTPAVGFGMGDVVLGLLLDDKGLMPQGKDLLDALSQPAASLRPDAFVIAGSEDEDALVEPLLANLRRGIEHDGFSIQGGGKPWAADRYAVRPVHARRTYKTTRNLKKLLSDAEKQHARYAIVLHGEDKVQVKNLDTREELAHDERGDFSVRPESDAYVGAALAHALP; this is encoded by the coding sequence ATGAGCAGGCCGCAAGCCGCCCCCATCGCAGCGCCCAAGGGTACGCGCGATCTCTATCCCGACGAGCACCTCCGCCAGGCCTACATCTGCAAGCTCTGGCGGGACACCGCCGTCCGCCACGGCTTCGAGGAGATCAACGGCCCCACCTTCGAGATGCTCGAGCTCTACAAGAAGAAGTCCGGCGAGGGCATCGTCAGCGAACTCTTCAGCTTCCGACGCCAGGGCGGCGACGACGACTACGCCCTCCGCCCCGAGTTCACCCCCACCCTCGCCCGCATGTACGCCGCCAAAGCCGCCAGCCTGCCGAGCCCAACCAAGTGGTTCAGCATCGGGCCGTACTTTCGGGCGGAGAAGCCGCAGCGGGGGCGGCTGCGGGAGTTCTTGCAGTGGAACGTGGACATATTGGGCGGCGACACGCCGGAAGAACAAACCCGGCACGACGTTGAGTCGATCGGCGTCGTGGATTCGCTGCTGCGCGGCGGCGGCGTCCCCGTCGACGATGTCGCGACGCAGTTGAACCACCGGGGCGTCTTTCAGCAGATTCTCTCGAAGCTCGGCATTCCTCCGGGTTCGATGGAGTCCGCGTTTGCTCTGGCGGACAGAGCGGCGAAGATCAACTCCGAGACGTTCATCGGCAACTGGATGGACCTGGGCGCAGAACGCGAGCCAGGAGAGCGGCTGCGCCGCGTACTACTCGACCCCCACGGCGTCGCCGACGCACGCGATCGCGCCCAGGGCCTGTGGCTCCAGTTCCGATCGATCGCAGACCGCCTGGGCATTGGCGAGCTGTCGGCGGATGCTGCGGCAACCGAACGCACGCTTCGAGCACTCTTCGAGCAACTCGCACGTGCGGACGTTGGCCACGTACAACTCGTACCCTCCATCGTCCGCGGCCTCGCCTACTACACCGGCACCGTCTTCGAGGTCATCGCCGAGGGCGAGCGGGCCATCGCCGGCGGCGGCCGCTACGACAACCTCATCGAACTCTTCGGCGGGCCGCCCACGCCCGCCGTCGGCTTCGGCATGGGCGACGTCGTGCTGGGCCTGCTGCTCGACGACAAGGGGCTGATGCCCCAGGGCAAGGACCTGCTCGATGCCCTCAGCCAGCCCGCCGCCAGCCTGCGGCCCGACGCCTTCGTGATCGCCGGAAGCGAGGACGAGGACGCCCTCGTCGAGCCGCTGCTGGCCAACCTGCGGCGCGGCATCGAGCACGACGGCTTCTCCATCCAAGGTGGCGGCAAGCCCTGGGCAGCCGATCGCTACGCCGTGCGCCCCGTGCACGCCCGCCGCACGTACAAGACCACCCGCAACCTCAAGAAGCTGCTCAGCGACGCCGAGAAGCAGCACGCCCGCTACGCCATCGTGCTGCACGGCGAGGACAAGGTGCAGGTCAAGAACCTCGACACCCGCGAGGAGCTGGCCCACGACGAGCGCGGCGACTTCAGCGTCCGCCCCGAGAGCGACGCCTACGTCGGCGCCGCGCTCGCGCACGCACTGCCGTGA
- a CDS encoding tRNA pseudouridine synthase A — protein MPTYRLTIAYDGTAFSGWQKQEPPIPEADGGVATGAVHKADASLPAPEGRVALRTVQAVVEQAVQRVVREPVRLTGASRTDAGVHARGQVAAFACSAGDDPARRGGGWPVERGVGALVRALNDRLPPDALVRDARVAQDGFDPIGGAISKGYSYAFCTGAERPLFDRAFVTHTHHELDAEAMGDAARVLAGEHDFAAFTQINHDRVSTVRTIHGISVVRESPVRVRIDVSGSGFLYNMVRIIAGTLHEVGRGRMSPGDVAAALESRDRRRAGPTAGPSGLCLEWIHYPGDEENPAPA, from the coding sequence GTGCCGACGTACCGGTTGACCATCGCCTACGACGGCACCGCCTTCAGCGGCTGGCAGAAGCAGGAGCCGCCGATCCCCGAGGCGGACGGCGGCGTGGCGACCGGGGCGGTGCACAAGGCCGACGCGTCGCTGCCGGCGCCCGAGGGCCGCGTCGCGCTCCGCACCGTGCAAGCGGTCGTGGAGCAGGCCGTGCAGCGGGTGGTCCGCGAGCCCGTGCGGCTGACCGGCGCGAGCCGCACCGACGCCGGGGTGCATGCGCGGGGGCAGGTCGCGGCCTTCGCGTGCTCGGCCGGCGACGACCCAGCGCGGCGGGGCGGCGGCTGGCCCGTCGAACGCGGCGTCGGGGCGCTCGTGCGAGCGCTCAACGATCGGCTGCCGCCCGACGCCCTGGTCCGCGATGCCCGCGTCGCCCAGGACGGCTTCGATCCCATCGGCGGCGCGATCAGCAAGGGCTACTCATACGCCTTCTGCACCGGGGCCGAGCGGCCGCTGTTCGATCGCGCCTTCGTCACGCACACGCACCACGAGCTGGACGCCGAGGCGATGGGCGACGCCGCCCGCGTGCTGGCGGGCGAGCACGACTTCGCGGCCTTCACGCAGATCAACCACGACCGCGTGAGCACGGTGCGGACGATCCACGGCATCTCGGTGGTTCGCGAGTCGCCGGTGCGGGTGCGGATCGACGTCAGCGGCAGCGGGTTCCTGTACAACATGGTGCGGATCATCGCCGGCACGTTGCACGAGGTCGGCCGAGGACGGATGTCGCCAGGCGACGTGGCCGCTGCGCTAGAAAGCCGTGATCGGCGGCGGGCGGGGCCGACCGCAGGCCCGAGCGGCCTGTGCCTGGAGTGGATCCACTACCCGGGCGACGAAGAAAATCCGGCCCCGGCGTGA
- a CDS encoding cation diffusion facilitator family transporter, with amino-acid sequence MGHGHHHHGHGHSHGHGHHHPELESASDTPLVIAVVINVLLTVVELVAGVLSGSLALIADGLHNLADAGSLVVALVGRRISKKPADERRTFGYRRADVVGALINLVLLVVLAGFLTLEGVQRLLMPQEIIALPIMIVAGVALLVDLASAWLVARLAGASMGTRVAMIHKIADAAGSVGVIFAGLLVYLYEVYWIDTLVAFGIAFYMAWQARAMIGETTGILMQGVPPELDINAIAADLRTVVGVEDVHHLHVWRLDEQTILLEAHVVCARERLADIEPIKHAIRERLQDEWGIGHTTLEFEHVQTAQREAAEDADMGRLVPKH; translated from the coding sequence ATGGGCCACGGCCACCACCATCACGGACATGGGCACAGCCATGGGCATGGCCACCACCACCCCGAGTTGGAGAGCGCGAGCGACACGCCGCTGGTGATTGCGGTGGTGATCAACGTGCTGCTGACGGTGGTGGAGCTGGTGGCGGGTGTGCTGTCGGGCAGCCTGGCGCTCATCGCCGACGGGCTGCACAACCTGGCCGACGCGGGCTCGCTCGTGGTGGCGCTGGTCGGCCGGCGGATCAGCAAGAAGCCGGCCGACGAGCGTCGGACCTTCGGCTACCGGCGGGCCGACGTGGTGGGGGCGCTCATCAACCTGGTGCTGCTGGTGGTGCTGGCGGGCTTCTTGACGCTCGAGGGCGTGCAGCGGCTGCTGATGCCCCAGGAGATCATCGCCCTGCCGATCATGATCGTGGCGGGGGTGGCGCTGCTGGTCGACCTGGCGAGCGCGTGGCTTGTCGCGCGGCTGGCGGGGGCGAGCATGGGCACGCGGGTGGCGATGATCCACAAGATCGCCGACGCGGCCGGCAGCGTGGGCGTGATCTTCGCGGGCCTGCTGGTGTACCTCTACGAGGTCTACTGGATCGACACGCTGGTGGCCTTCGGCATCGCATTCTACATGGCCTGGCAGGCTCGGGCGATGATCGGCGAGACCACGGGCATCCTTATGCAGGGCGTGCCGCCCGAGCTGGATATCAACGCCATCGCCGCCGACCTGCGCACCGTCGTGGGCGTCGAGGACGTGCACCACCTGCACGTCTGGCGGCTGGACGAGCAGACGATCCTGCTCGAGGCCCACGTCGTGTGCGCACGGGAGCGGCTGGCGGACATCGAGCCGATCAAGCACGCCATCCGCGAGCGGCTGCAGGACGAGTGGGGCATCGGTCACACGACGCTGGAGTTCGAGCACGTGCAGACGGCCCAGCGGGAGGCGGCGGAGGACGCCGACATGGGGCGGCTGGTGCCCAAGCACTAG
- a CDS encoding phage portal protein produces the protein MAFQLDAFTDISLSAGALEVLLAEHERDVIPRLHWLWGYYRNEPAHPGGDAPQKAGLPPRLRGVWDPWSDDRMVEAAANEAVIENDIAWRIHAMVDFMLPEPLVLLSQAGTVGERRRIEAALDAVWEASGGLGLLHDALLLGHVYGHVDLLLRCDVERLTAMASDLDGLLELPAEVLAEAIRVEAIDPARGVPIVDPSDYRRLDAYAIDFARRTSRLEDERRTEQLAMERVTEVFSGAWRQLYVDGRLIEQGPNRCAPGRVPVVHIQNLAQPLCYPGLSEVEPLIPLQDELNTRLSDRAARVTMQSFKMYLAKGIEGFDQARIGPGRILSTDNPDAEVEAFGGDADSPSETRHVEDVREALDKASGVPPVAAGVVRAKIGNLSSGNALRVTLLGLLSKTRRKRVGYGAGIERMSGLILEALDRAGVLASDPKDRRLHVAWPDPVGFDENEQLVAARRKSELGIDRERVIAELGYEPEPRAG, from the coding sequence GTGGCGTTCCAGCTCGATGCATTCACGGACATCTCGTTGTCGGCCGGAGCACTGGAGGTGCTGCTGGCCGAGCACGAGCGCGACGTCATCCCCCGGCTGCACTGGCTGTGGGGCTACTACCGCAACGAGCCTGCGCATCCCGGCGGCGATGCGCCGCAGAAGGCCGGGCTGCCGCCGCGGCTGCGGGGCGTGTGGGATCCGTGGTCGGACGACCGCATGGTGGAGGCGGCGGCGAACGAGGCGGTCATCGAGAACGACATCGCCTGGCGGATCCACGCGATGGTGGACTTCATGCTGCCCGAGCCGCTGGTGCTGCTGTCGCAGGCGGGCACGGTGGGTGAGCGGCGGCGGATCGAGGCGGCGCTGGACGCGGTGTGGGAGGCCTCGGGCGGGCTGGGCCTGCTGCACGACGCCCTGCTGCTCGGGCACGTCTACGGCCACGTCGATCTGCTGCTGCGGTGCGACGTCGAGCGATTGACGGCGATGGCGAGCGATCTCGATGGGTTGCTCGAGCTGCCCGCCGAGGTGCTGGCCGAGGCGATCCGGGTCGAGGCGATCGATCCGGCGCGCGGCGTGCCGATCGTGGATCCCTCGGACTACCGGCGTCTGGATGCCTACGCGATCGATTTCGCGCGGCGGACGAGCCGGCTGGAGGACGAACGCCGCACCGAGCAGCTAGCGATGGAGCGGGTGACGGAGGTGTTCAGCGGCGCGTGGCGGCAGCTGTACGTCGACGGGCGGCTGATCGAGCAGGGCCCCAACCGCTGTGCACCGGGCCGGGTGCCGGTGGTGCACATCCAGAACCTGGCGCAGCCGCTGTGCTATCCGGGGCTGAGCGAGGTCGAGCCGCTGATCCCGCTGCAGGACGAGCTGAACACGCGGCTGAGCGATCGGGCGGCCCGCGTGACCATGCAGAGCTTCAAGATGTACCTGGCCAAGGGCATCGAGGGGTTCGATCAGGCCCGCATCGGTCCGGGGCGGATCCTGTCGACGGACAACCCCGACGCCGAGGTCGAGGCCTTCGGCGGCGACGCGGACTCGCCCAGCGAGACGCGGCACGTCGAGGACGTGCGCGAGGCGCTGGACAAGGCGTCGGGCGTGCCGCCGGTGGCCGCGGGCGTCGTGCGGGCGAAGATCGGCAACCTGTCGAGCGGCAACGCGCTGCGGGTCACGCTGCTGGGTTTGCTCAGCAAGACGCGCCGCAAGCGTGTGGGGTACGGCGCGGGCATCGAGCGGATGTCGGGGCTGATCCTCGAGGCGCTCGATCGCGCGGGCGTGCTGGCGAGCGATCCGAAGGACCGGCGGCTGCACGTGGCGTGGCCCGACCCGGTGGGCTTCGACGAGAACGAGCAGCTCGTGGCGGCCCGCCGCAAGAGCGAGCTGGGCATCGATCGCGAGCGGGTGATCGCGGAGCTGGGCTACGAGCCCGAGCCGCGGGCAGGCTAG